The sequence TCTTTCGCAGGCCACGGATTTCGGTTGGGTACGTGATTGCAGGCGTCGTAGCTGTGGCGTTGCTTGGAATCCTCGGTTGGTGGCTGACTCGTCCCACCGTGCATCAGCCCACTCCTCAAGCACGGCATCTGTACGATTTGGGCGTTAACGCCATGCGCGAGGGCGCCTTCTTCAAGTCGAGCAAGTTGTTACAGCAGGCCGTGGCCACTGATGATCGTTTTGCGCTCGCACACGCGCGGTTGGCGGAAGCGTGGACTGAATTGGATGTTCCGGACGACGCAAAAAACGAATTGCTCATCGCACAAAATCTGGTTCCGAACCGGGCAGCGTTGGCGCCCGTCGACCGTTTGCGGTTGGAAGCTATCTCAAACACGGTGACGCGCGATTTTCCGTCCGCTGTCGAAAATTATCGTCAACTGGCGTCGGCTGTCCCGGCAAACGAGAAGGCTTTCGCGCTTGTCGATCTGGGCCGCGCTCATGAAAAGGGCGAGCAGCTCGAACAGGCAATCGAGGCTTACCGGCAAGCCACGCAAATCGATGCGAACAGCGCCGCCGCATTTCTGCGCCTGGGGGTCGCCCTCGGTCGCGCGCAAAAATATCAGGAGGCCGAGAATGCGCTGAAGCAAGCCAATGACCGTTTCAGCATTTCGAATGAGGTCGAAGGCATGACCGAAGTGTTTTTTCAGCGCGGCAGCCTTCTTCAGCAGCAGGGAAAAATTGCGGATGCCGAAGCCGCGTTTGGAAAGGCGCTCGAGCGCTCGACCAGTCTGGAGAACAATGATCAGCGGATCAGGACGCTCCAACAGTTGAGCAACACTTTTATCCTGGCCGGCGATGCGACAAAAGCTCAACAGTATTCGCAAGAGGCGATGGAGTTAGCGAGCGCTAACCGAATGGAGAATCGGACGACGCTCGGCCTGATCGAAATCGGCAAGGCGTATCTGATTCGCGGCAACTTTCCGCAAGCCGATAAGAATTTCAACGACGCGCTTCGCCTGGCCCAGCTTTACAAAGGCCGATACGCCGAGGCGCGCGCGCATTTGGCGCTCGGTGGCCTGCGTAAGCAGGAAGACAATCCCGAAGCCGCGCAGACTCACCTACAGAACGCACTAAAATTCTTTGAGCAGGGTCGCTACGGCAAGGAAACGTTCAGCACCTATTTCAATCTCGGCTACGTGCAGATTGAGCTGGGTAAGTACGACGATGCGAAGCAAACATTTGAACGGCTGCTCAACGCGGCGCAGGCCGTCGGCGACAATCAGTACGTCGCCTACGGGCACAACGGGCTCGGGTACGTAATGCTCGATAGTGAGAGATTTCCCGAAGCCTGGAACCATTTTTACGAAGACTACAAGATCGAAAAGTCGATCAACGCAAAACTGGCGACGGGTTACGCGGCCGACTACCTGGGAACGACGGCATGGCGCCTGGGCAGATTTTCTGACGCGCATGCGAACCTGGATGAAGCGCTCGCGATTGCTGAACCGCCGGGTCAGGAAGCCTACAAGGACCTCCTCGCCGACGCCACGGTCTCTGCGGCCGGGCTGGCTTTGAGCGAGGCGAAAGCCGCTGAGGCTGTCAGCAAAGCCCGCCGGGCGTTGGCCATTGCCGGCTCTGAAATAAAAGTAAGCGCTGTTCGCTCACGAGCGACATTGGGTCTGGCTCTGGCGCGTTCCGGACAGGCGGCGGCGGGCCGCAAAGAATGTGAACAAGCCGTGCAACTGGCGCGCGCGCTGCACAACCCACTCTGGTTGTCAGAAGCGTTATTGGCCTTCAGTGAAGCGTCTCTAGCGGCGGGCGATGCGCAGGGCGCACTGACCAGTTCCACTGAAGCGCAGTCGCGCTTTGCGTCTGCGAAACAGCATGAATCTTTGTGGCGTGCTTACGCAGTGCAGGCGCGAGCGAAGGATAAGCTTGGCGACAAAGAAGGGGCGCGCCAATCTGCACAACAGGCTGAATCCGTCTTGTCGTCTTTGGAAGGCGTGTGGGGAACTGACAACTACAAGTCTTATCTGGCCCGACCCGACATCATTGAACTCCGCCGGCAAATAGCGCTTCTTAATAGCGCTTGACGAGTCACCAAAAGAAATAGGGCCGAGACTGATGGTGAATCGAGTCACGGCCCGCAAAACTTAGGTTTACGGCCCGCCCACGGGTGGACCGATGTCGGCCTTCATGCCCCGTTTCTTCTTTCCTGTCTTCTTCTTTCCTCCGGCTTTTCCCTTTGATGAGGATTTGCCGGCCTTCTTCTTGGCGGCCGTCTTCTTGGCCGCTTTCTTTTTCGTGGCCATATTCATTTGCTCCTTGTGTGGAAAGTTGGGACGGGGGCAAGCCTATGCGAAAGCCGCGAGGCTGTAAAGCGTTTTTTCGAACGTCAGTCTGTTAGCTCTTTGCCCGCTAACGCTTCACGACCTTCCGGCTCGCGTAATCCTATGCAGGGACAGCCTTCCAGATCGACTCGCGGTTTTCGCGCCATGGCGCATGCCAGGGGCGACAACTACACGTCGGTCAAGGCATAGACTTTGCGCCAGTGCCTTAAATAATGAAGCAACAAAATTTGGGCGAGCATGAGATAAAGTGTGCGCGCACGCAGAATCGCAGGCCTGACCCCAGTTTTAATTACTCTGTTTTGGTTTTCCTGTTTTGGTTTTCGTGCCGCGTTTTGGCCAATTTTGAGTTCTCATTTTTTCAGTGCCGTGGGTGGGAAGTCATCAAAAAGAAAGTACACCCGATGAACAACGCCACCTGCTCCCATCCCGATGGCGCTGCTGGTTTCCCAAGCGTACTTGAAAGGCACGACTATATCTAAGCCTCTCTTGAGCTGAGCCCGAGGAATGCGGAAGATCACAGAGTGCCCCGGTTGCACTTGATAACTAAAGACTGAATCCCCCCAGCCGTAGCCACGTTGCGGGGCTTTCTGTCGTTGCCGGTCTTCTACCAAGTAGTGAAGCGCCACTCTAACACCATCTGCAGAACCAATGACCGGTTCGATTCTGACATCTCCGTTCGGAAACCTTCTCAACTGTGCTGGAATGCTGTCATCGGTCTCAATGACAATCTCACAAGTGGTGTTGTTCCGCAGACGCAGACTGATTTCGGCTGAAGGTTTAGTACCCTCGTACGCAATGTAGTGAGGAGGACGACTGCTCTCAATCAAAGTGCAACCTGGCGTATTCGCCGGCCGAGGTTGAGCGAAATTCTTTGCCGCCGTCGGTATTACAAATAAGACGGTGGCACAGCTAAGAAGCGAAGTGATGAAATGCATAGGCCTCCTAACGTCGGCAATGCGCGGCAATCTGCTCATTGATATACTGTGAGGCCGCACTGCGATCCGTGAAATTCCCCGCATTGCCAGGATTATCCCGTCCCCGTGTCGCCATAATATGAGCCGCCCCGGCAATTGCAAAATCACTGAAATTCGGGATGAGGTGTAACGATTCATGAAGGACCATCAGTGCCCGATCAGTCAGACCGAGACTGTAGAATTCTCTGTTCCAGGCAATAGTGCGGTTGTTTGTTGTTGTTCCATAAGTAGTTGTATTGCCGCTTCGGCCGGATTGGCCCGAGGCAAAGACCCGATCTCCAAGCGCACGCTCGTACTCATTGAGCGCGTAGTAGGCGTTGTATCCAGGGGAAAGGCTGCCGTTTAGATTTAGTAAGGGACCAAAGGTTGGAGTCATTTGGCCTCTCCCATCGTAACGAATAAGCGACGCCGTAATAGAGATGAGTTCTGCGATAAAGTTTGAGCATTCATTGTTTCGAAGTAAACCAGCGGCACGTATCGCGGCCGCCCCAGCAGCGCGTCCGGCTGGCTGCGGGAGTGGGTTCTGCGCCAACGCGCTAACGTCAAGACCCCGGTTGTTACTGATGAATAACGAAGACTATCGACGCCGTTGTGCCGGCCGCGTTCCGCGCCGCCAGCGCCCAGCCGCTCGATCCGTCAGCCGTGCAAACAGTGATTTGCGAATCAGAA is a genomic window of Pyrinomonadaceae bacterium containing:
- a CDS encoding tetratricopeptide repeat protein; translation: MIGQTISHYRVIEKIGEGGMGVVYVAEDTVLGRRVAIKTLTIKPGQNEQHFRTRFLREARAVSALSHPHIATIHDYGETKEGEPYIVMELVKGQTLADLLKGNSLTIARALGLIQQVAAALGEAHRNGVVHRDIKPSNVAVDHRGDVKVLDFGLAKQLNIDSMTESDPERQTLLTSQTQEGVIVGTPLYLSPEQALGSGIDARSDIFALGSLLYECIAGKAPFDGTTRMEICTKIIRDDPVPPSTINSDVSEAVDHIVLKALAKKPIDRYQSADEMAEELADVRSGFAATAEMRVIPRLPSQASGEQPTGALATLSDIFRRPRISVGYVIAGVVAVALLGILGWWLTRPTVHQPTPQARHLYDLGVNAMREGAFFKSSKLLQQAVATDDRFALAHARLAEAWTELDVPDDAKNELLIAQNLVPNRAALAPVDRLRLEAISNTVTRDFPSAVENYRQLASAVPANEKAFALVDLGRAHEKGEQLEQAIEAYRQATQIDANSAAAFLRLGVALGRAQKYQEAENALKQANDRFSISNEVEGMTEVFFQRGSLLQQQGKIADAEAAFGKALERSTSLENNDQRIRTLQQLSNTFILAGDATKAQQYSQEAMELASANRMENRTTLGLIEIGKAYLIRGNFPQADKNFNDALRLAQLYKGRYAEARAHLALGGLRKQEDNPEAAQTHLQNALKFFEQGRYGKETFSTYFNLGYVQIELGKYDDAKQTFERLLNAAQAVGDNQYVAYGHNGLGYVMLDSERFPEAWNHFYEDYKIEKSINAKLATGYAADYLGTTAWRLGRFSDAHANLDEALAIAEPPGQEAYKDLLADATVSAAGLALSEAKAAEAVSKARRALAIAGSEIKVSAVRSRATLGLALARSGQAAAGRKECEQAVQLARALHNPLWLSEALLAFSEASLAAGDAQGALTSSTEAQSRFASAKQHESLWRAYAVQARAKDKLGDKEGARQSAQQAESVLSSLEGVWGTDNYKSYLARPDIIELRRQIALLNSA